In the genome of Verrucomicrobiota bacterium, one region contains:
- the gndA gene encoding NADP-dependent phosphogluconate dehydrogenase translates to MSVNSDIGLVGLAVMGQNLALNIADHGFKISVYNRTASKTQEFVEANPDTPGGLEGCPTLEKFVASLKSPRKIIILVKAGGPTDAVIESLLPHLDKGDIIIDGGNALWTDTIRREKDLKEKGFLFVGSGVSGGEEGARFGPSLMPGGDQSSWKELEPIWTAIAAKVDAATGKPLEGAAPGKPVTGGVPCTAYIGPDGAGHYVKMVHNGIEYGDMQLICEAYNILRYGAQLEVEEIESIFKEWNTGDLDSFLVEITGNILGFKDQGTGQPMVDVIMDRAGQKGTGKWTIMSSLEEGIPTSTMSEAVFARCISAIKEERVIAAKILDGPDTKIDLSMGKELFIEAVRDSLYASKICSYAQGFALMQAKSEQENWNLKFGDIAMIWRGGCIIRARFLQRIKDAFDKDSSLPNLLLDPYFKNIIAKTQKNWRMIVSQAALSGIPIPAYAASLAYFDSYRSERLPANLLQAQRDYFGSHTYERVDQPVGKFFHLDWVGDKKQYEA, encoded by the coding sequence ATGAGTGTTAATTCAGATATCGGATTGGTCGGCTTAGCTGTGATGGGGCAGAATTTGGCCTTAAACATAGCCGACCATGGTTTTAAAATTTCGGTCTATAATCGGACTGCGTCGAAGACACAGGAATTTGTAGAAGCTAACCCTGACACGCCGGGTGGTCTTGAAGGGTGCCCTACACTAGAGAAGTTTGTTGCTTCACTGAAAAGTCCCAGGAAGATCATCATCTTAGTGAAAGCTGGTGGTCCTACTGATGCTGTCATAGAGAGCTTGCTTCCGCATTTAGATAAGGGAGATATTATCATTGATGGAGGGAATGCTCTTTGGACCGACACGATTCGTCGGGAAAAGGATCTTAAGGAAAAGGGTTTCCTATTTGTTGGTTCTGGAGTATCTGGAGGTGAAGAAGGTGCTCGTTTTGGTCCGTCGTTGATGCCTGGTGGAGATCAATCTTCTTGGAAAGAGTTGGAGCCCATTTGGACGGCGATTGCCGCTAAGGTGGATGCTGCCACCGGAAAACCATTGGAAGGAGCCGCCCCAGGCAAGCCTGTCACGGGTGGTGTGCCTTGCACTGCTTACATTGGACCAGATGGCGCCGGTCATTATGTTAAAATGGTACATAACGGCATTGAGTATGGTGACATGCAGTTGATTTGCGAGGCTTATAATATTTTGCGTTACGGTGCGCAACTCGAAGTTGAAGAGATCGAGTCTATTTTCAAGGAATGGAACACAGGGGATCTTGATTCTTTCCTAGTGGAAATCACGGGCAATATCTTAGGCTTTAAGGACCAAGGAACCGGTCAGCCCATGGTAGATGTGATTATGGATCGCGCTGGACAAAAAGGCACAGGGAAATGGACTATCATGTCCTCGCTAGAGGAGGGAATTCCCACTTCAACGATGTCAGAGGCTGTTTTTGCACGCTGTATTTCGGCGATTAAAGAGGAGCGGGTCATTGCAGCTAAAATTTTGGATGGTCCTGACACCAAAATCGATTTGAGCATGGGTAAAGAGCTGTTTATCGAAGCCGTTAGGGATTCTCTCTACGCCTCTAAAATTTGTTCTTATGCGCAAGGCTTTGCCTTGATGCAGGCGAAGTCCGAGCAGGAGAATTGGAATTTGAAATTCGGAGATATTGCGATGATTTGGCGTGGCGGATGTATCATCCGCGCTCGTTTTTTGCAGCGTATTAAAGATGCATTTGATAAGGATTCCAGTCTTCCGAATTTGCTTCTAGATCCCTATTTCAAGAATATTATCGCAAAGACCCAGAAGAACTGGAGAATGATTGTTTCTCAAGCTGCTTTGTCGGGAATACCAATTCCAGCTTACGCAGCCTCACTGGCATACTTTGATAGCTATCGCAGTGAACGCTTGCCAGCTAATCTGTTGCAAGCGCAGCGCGATTATTTTGGTTCGCATACCTACGAGCGGGTTGATCAACCAGTAGGTAAGTTCTTCCACCTCGATTGGGTAGGGGATAAGAAGCAATACGAAGCTTAA
- the purU gene encoding formyltetrahydrofolate deformylase yields the protein MSANESAILLIHCRDQRGLVATVADFINRHGGNILHLDQHVDRQKGVFFMRAEWELSRFDLKPGEIETCFDLEIGRKFAMSWRLFYSEQRSRMAIFVSKFSHCLYDLLARCQDREWQVDVSLIISNHPGLEKVAKGFEIPFYHIPITKDNKVEQEKKQLTLLKEHQVDVVVLARYMQIIGQEFVETFPNQIINIHHSFLPAFVGARPYHAAYERGVKIIGATSHYVTKDLDAGPIIEQGVVTVSHKDSVEDLIRQGQDLEKIVLAKAVYSHLMHRVLVYDNRTVVF from the coding sequence GTGAGTGCTAACGAGTCGGCAATTTTATTGATACATTGTAGGGACCAGAGAGGGCTAGTGGCCACTGTCGCCGATTTTATCAACCGGCATGGTGGGAATATCCTTCATTTAGACCAACATGTGGACCGCCAGAAAGGTGTGTTTTTTATGCGAGCTGAGTGGGAATTATCGCGTTTTGACCTTAAACCTGGAGAAATTGAGACGTGTTTTGATTTAGAAATTGGGCGTAAGTTTGCTATGTCCTGGCGCCTTTTTTATTCTGAACAGAGATCTCGGATGGCGATATTTGTGTCTAAGTTCTCGCACTGTCTCTACGACTTATTAGCTCGTTGTCAGGATCGAGAATGGCAGGTGGATGTCTCGCTTATTATTTCTAACCATCCTGGCTTAGAAAAAGTAGCCAAGGGTTTTGAGATTCCTTTTTATCATATTCCAATTACCAAGGATAATAAGGTCGAGCAGGAAAAGAAGCAACTAACCCTATTGAAAGAGCACCAGGTAGATGTTGTAGTGCTGGCTAGGTATATGCAGATTATTGGCCAAGAGTTTGTGGAAACATTTCCTAATCAAATTATTAATATTCACCATTCATTTCTTCCTGCATTTGTTGGTGCTAGACCCTACCATGCGGCTTATGAAAGAGGGGTGAAGATAATCGGAGCCACGAGTCACTACGTGACAAAGGATTTAGATGCTGGTCCAATTATAGAGCAGGGGGTGGTTACCGTAAGCCATAAAGATTCTGTGGAGGATTTGATTCGTCAGGGACAAGATTTGGAGAAAATAGTCCTGGCCAAGGCGGTCTACTCCCACTTAATGCATAGGGTTTTAGTTTATGATAATCGAACCGTGGTGTTTTAG
- a CDS encoding FkbM family methyltransferase: MSEELLDQRTEFKVHVPDLKHPLYMRLHSSDIAVYDQVFKHLHYEIDTLRPVESIIDAGANIGLTSVYFASRYPSARILALEPEQSNYMLLQKNVGPYENIVPIQGALWNENTKLSIFDSGLDEWGYQTAPISEESGERCIQEVSGWTVEELMQEHDIDFTSLLKIDVEGAEKEVFQEPSEWMNRVGIIAIELHDRIKMGCTRNFYQATRHFQVEQHKGGNVILGLSGWLGAR, encoded by the coding sequence ATGAGTGAAGAATTACTAGATCAGAGGACAGAGTTTAAAGTTCATGTTCCAGATTTGAAGCACCCTCTCTATATGAGGTTACATTCTTCAGACATTGCGGTGTATGATCAGGTTTTTAAGCATTTGCATTATGAAATAGATACACTTAGACCTGTTGAGAGCATCATAGACGCTGGGGCTAATATTGGTCTTACTTCGGTCTACTTTGCTTCTCGTTATCCTAGCGCTAGAATATTGGCTTTGGAGCCTGAGCAGTCTAACTACATGCTTCTTCAAAAGAACGTAGGGCCGTATGAAAATATAGTGCCTATCCAGGGGGCCTTATGGAATGAAAATACAAAGTTAAGTATTTTTGATTCAGGCTTGGACGAATGGGGCTATCAGACGGCACCTATTTCAGAGGAGTCCGGCGAGCGCTGTATACAGGAGGTGTCAGGGTGGACTGTGGAGGAACTCATGCAAGAACATGATATTGATTTTACCAGCTTACTGAAGATAGATGTCGAAGGTGCTGAGAAGGAAGTTTTTCAAGAGCCATCAGAATGGATGAACCGGGTCGGGATAATAGCTATTGAATTACATGATCGTATTAAGATGGGCTGCACTCGTAATTTTTATCAGGCAACCAGGCATTTTCAAGTAGAGCAGCACAAAGGTGGTAACGTAATCTTAGGTCTTAGCGGATGGTTAGGTGCTAGATAA
- a CDS encoding DNA topoisomerase IV subunit A, giving the protein MAATKKSPSRKPGEPSPTEGSPPKITSKSLHLPEGPFKDLIDTNFLQYASYVIRDRAIPQLEDGLKPVQRRIMHSLKENDDGKFNKVANIVGHCMRYHPHGDVSIGDALVALVNRGYLIEGQGNFGNIYTGDRAAASRYIECRLTELARNEIFSPKLTTYVPSYDGRNKEPVTLPCKLPLLLMLGAEGIAVGLSTKILPHNFIELLKAQVAILQDKRFKILPDFQQGGLMDASEYNKGNGKIKLRAVITKTEKNKLTIKEIPFGTTTDSLVISIEDAVRKKKLKIRSINDYTAEKVEIVLTLTQGENQERTIDALYHFTQCEVPISCSLMLISGEKPVQMTVDEVLRANTDQLVALLKAELELKEGELENELHYKSLVQIFIENRIYKKIENCTTYAAVQKAVLQGLKPFTQKFKRPVTENDIEMLLDLRIKRISKFDLEKNKDDMARIVNEIKQVRKNLRQLVKYAIAYLQDLITKYGKQYKRRTKSTTAEEIDVRELTSNQLAVVYDKEKGFIGCNLKGEIAFRCSPLDKVIIMWNDGRYQVMPPPEKLFVDKNVIYFAPFDRDQVFTFVFANTQATFIKKFTFGGVIMNREYHLALPKSRVLLFEKGEFPKLFVKFRQTKGLKIKEHTFALSDIPIRTAKSKGNQLTKKSITSVKAVKS; this is encoded by the coding sequence ATGGCAGCAACAAAAAAAAGCCCTTCTAGAAAACCTGGCGAACCATCACCAACAGAGGGCTCCCCACCCAAGATAACCTCCAAATCATTGCATCTCCCTGAAGGGCCATTTAAAGATCTAATCGACACTAATTTCCTCCAATACGCCTCTTATGTAATCCGTGATCGAGCTATTCCACAACTAGAGGATGGGTTGAAACCTGTGCAACGCCGCATTATGCACTCCCTCAAGGAGAACGATGACGGCAAATTCAACAAAGTCGCCAACATCGTCGGTCACTGTATGCGCTACCACCCTCATGGTGACGTCTCCATTGGAGATGCCTTAGTTGCATTAGTGAACCGTGGCTATTTAATAGAGGGACAAGGTAACTTTGGTAATATTTACACAGGAGACCGCGCAGCTGCCTCACGCTACATAGAATGTCGACTCACTGAGCTTGCTAGAAATGAAATCTTCAGTCCTAAGCTAACCACTTATGTGCCTAGCTACGATGGACGAAATAAGGAACCCGTTACATTACCCTGTAAACTACCACTTCTTCTGATGCTTGGCGCAGAAGGCATAGCTGTCGGATTATCCACTAAGATCTTACCTCATAATTTTATTGAGTTGCTCAAGGCACAAGTTGCTATCCTCCAAGACAAGCGTTTCAAGATCCTCCCTGACTTTCAACAAGGTGGCCTGATGGATGCCTCTGAATACAATAAGGGGAATGGTAAAATAAAGCTGCGAGCCGTTATTACAAAAACTGAAAAAAATAAACTTACCATCAAGGAAATCCCTTTTGGCACAACGACAGATTCATTGGTAATCTCCATTGAAGATGCCGTTCGTAAAAAGAAACTAAAGATAAGATCCATCAACGACTACACCGCAGAAAAAGTTGAGATCGTTCTCACTCTTACGCAGGGAGAAAACCAGGAGCGCACAATAGACGCACTCTATCACTTCACACAATGTGAAGTTCCTATCTCTTGCAGCCTGATGCTGATAAGCGGGGAAAAACCTGTTCAGATGACTGTTGATGAGGTGCTTCGTGCCAATACCGACCAACTCGTTGCACTTCTCAAAGCGGAATTAGAGCTTAAAGAGGGAGAGCTAGAAAACGAACTTCACTACAAATCTCTGGTTCAAATTTTCATCGAAAATCGCATCTATAAAAAAATCGAGAATTGCACAACATACGCTGCCGTTCAAAAAGCAGTCCTCCAAGGTCTAAAGCCTTTCACCCAAAAGTTTAAACGCCCTGTCACCGAAAATGACATTGAAATGCTTTTAGATTTACGGATTAAACGTATCTCTAAATTCGACTTAGAAAAAAATAAAGATGATATGGCTCGCATTGTTAATGAGATCAAGCAAGTCAGGAAAAATCTTCGACAACTCGTTAAATATGCCATTGCTTACTTACAAGATCTGATCACTAAATATGGCAAACAATATAAGCGTCGCACAAAATCAACAACAGCAGAAGAGATCGATGTTCGCGAACTAACTTCTAATCAACTCGCAGTCGTTTATGACAAAGAAAAAGGCTTTATTGGCTGCAATCTAAAGGGAGAAATTGCTTTCCGCTGTTCTCCTTTGGATAAAGTGATCATTATGTGGAATGATGGGCGCTACCAAGTTATGCCTCCACCTGAGAAACTATTTGTTGATAAAAACGTTATCTATTTTGCCCCATTCGATCGAGACCAAGTCTTTACTTTTGTTTTCGCGAACACACAAGCAACCTTCATTAAGAAATTTACCTTCGGCGGTGTCATTATGAATCGTGAATATCATTTAGCCTTGCCTAAATCTCGCGTCCTACTTTTTGAAAAGGGAGAGTTTCCTAAACTCTTTGTCAAGTTTCGCCAGACCAAAGGACTTAAAATTAAAGAACATACCTTCGCCCTCTCAGATATCCCCATTCGAACGGCTAAGTCCAAAGGCAATCAACTGACGAAAAAATCCATCACAAGCGTCAAAGCTGTTAAGAGTTAA
- the mnmA gene encoding tRNA 2-thiouridine(34) synthase MnmA, with protein sequence MRKILVAMSGGVDSSVAAALLKEQGHDVSGAYMKNWINEPNIIGNCPWQEDIEDASAVAKEIKIDFEIVNLMQEYKDRVVKYLIDGYAEGITPNPDVMCNREMKFGVLLDYALENGFEAIATGHYCQKLASNDSSEILEGADPNKDQSYFLALLNQEQIDRSEFPIGHLIKSDVRNEAKRFRLPNFKKKDSQGICFIGEVKMSDFLDAHLPQKPGEIISLDGKLLGEHRGLHYYTLGQRKGIRVPSNTPNKAYVVVEKRINTNQLVIALEEPNTPLLYAEGAKICQLSFTSTPLKESRVIQARPRYRAPRVDIKYTPEESAHGMIATIQFSRPQRALAPGQICAFYDGQKLLGGGIFQEIFHA encoded by the coding sequence ATGCGGAAAATATTGGTTGCCATGTCCGGAGGAGTTGACAGCTCCGTAGCTGCCGCCCTGCTAAAAGAGCAAGGGCATGACGTCAGCGGTGCCTACATGAAAAATTGGATCAACGAACCTAACATTATCGGGAATTGCCCTTGGCAAGAAGATATTGAAGATGCTTCTGCAGTAGCCAAAGAAATCAAGATCGATTTTGAAATTGTCAATCTGATGCAGGAATACAAAGACCGGGTTGTGAAATACCTCATAGATGGCTATGCCGAAGGTATAACCCCCAACCCCGATGTCATGTGTAATCGAGAAATGAAATTTGGCGTCCTATTAGATTATGCATTAGAAAACGGCTTTGAAGCTATTGCTACTGGCCACTACTGCCAAAAATTAGCTTCCAACGATAGCTCAGAGATATTAGAGGGAGCGGACCCGAATAAAGACCAGTCTTACTTCCTAGCTCTACTTAACCAAGAACAAATAGATCGGTCTGAGTTTCCTATCGGACATCTCATCAAGTCAGATGTAAGAAATGAAGCAAAAAGATTTCGTCTACCTAACTTTAAAAAAAAGGACAGCCAAGGTATTTGCTTTATAGGTGAAGTTAAAATGTCAGACTTTCTAGATGCGCACCTTCCGCAAAAGCCCGGTGAAATCATTAGCTTAGATGGTAAACTTCTAGGAGAACACCGTGGACTTCACTACTATACGCTCGGACAACGAAAAGGTATTAGAGTCCCCTCCAACACCCCCAATAAAGCGTATGTAGTTGTTGAGAAGCGTATCAACACCAATCAGCTTGTTATTGCACTGGAGGAACCGAATACCCCTCTCCTTTATGCTGAGGGGGCAAAAATTTGTCAGCTCTCTTTTACCAGTACACCTCTGAAGGAATCTCGAGTGATACAAGCAAGACCACGCTACCGTGCTCCTAGAGTTGATATCAAATATACACCAGAAGAAAGTGCTCATGGGATGATCGCCACCATTCAATTCTCTAGGCCTCAACGTGCACTAGCTCCAGGACAGATCTGCGCATTCTATGATGGTCAGAAACTTCTCGGCGGAGGCATTTTCCAAGAAATATTTCATGCATAA